In Gimesia panareensis, the genomic window TCAAAATACGTTTTTGTCCGGCACCGGAAAATCATGGAATCCAGTTTGTCCGGACGGATCTCAGTGGTTCAAAACCGATCCCGGCTTTGATTGAGAATGCCGTATTTCGACAGAGGCGAACTGCGATTGAATTCGAAGGGGCCTCGGTCGAGATGATCGAGCACGTGATGGCTGCCCTGGCGGGGCTGCAGATCGACAACTGTCGTATCGAGATCAATGCTCCTGAAGCGCCCTGTTTTGATGGTTCCGCACAGGAACTGTCACTGGCGTTTCTGGAGGCGGGGATTGTGGAACAGCCTTTCCCACGGAAAGTGATCACGATCCAGCAGTCACTCACCGTGGAAAATGAAGCGGGCAGCTTCATTCAGGCCAAGCCATTGAACCGTTCGGTGATGGCCATCGGCTACTATCTGAACTACGGCGAAGGCTCGCCGGTCACGCCCCAGTGTCTGACGCTGGAGATCAATCCGGAGATCTGGATGAGCCAGCTCGCTTTTTCCCGCACGTTCGTGCTGGAAGAAGAAGTCGCCGCGATGCGTGAGCTGGGCTATGGTCAGAAGCTGAGTGCAGCAGATCTACTGGTTTTGGGTCCGGAAGGTCCCATTGATAATGAATTGAGAACATTAGACGAATGTGTCCGTCACAAAATGCTGGATTGCCTGGGTGATTTTGCTCTGCTCGGCTGTGACCTGCATGGTTACTTCAGCGCACATCAGTCGGGTCATGCTCTGAATCGAGAGTTGATCAGGCAGATTAAATTAACGCATCAATCCACTGATTCTACAACAGCATGGAAGGTTGCTTGAAACTTGCATTTCCGGTTGCCGTCGAGCAGCCTTTTCAACACGCTCTGGTATGTCACTGACTGCAGACTTTTTAGGATGTCGATTCTAATGCCGACAAATATTTCAAATCTTTCCCACGTCGATCCCCAGGCAGAAATCGGAGAGGATGTGACGATTGGTCCGTTCTGTGTCGTCGGGCCGGACGTCAAGATCGGGAATGGGACTGTGCTGGACAGTCATGTTTCCATTACGGGGCATACCACGATTGGAGAACGAAACCGCTTTTTCCCGACATCCGTCATTGGCGCAGAGCCTCAGGATGCCGGTTACCACGGCGCTCCCACGCGGCTGATGATTGGCGATGACAACCTGTTTCGGGAAGGATGCACGGTACATCGCGGTGCCGAGAAAGAAGATCACTGCACACGCATTGGAAATCGTAATACTTTGCTCTGCAATT contains:
- the lpxC gene encoding UDP-3-O-acyl-N-acetylglucosamine deacetylase, with translation MRTRHQRTLARSLECSGVGIFTNSDVKIRFCPAPENHGIQFVRTDLSGSKPIPALIENAVFRQRRTAIEFEGASVEMIEHVMAALAGLQIDNCRIEINAPEAPCFDGSAQELSLAFLEAGIVEQPFPRKVITIQQSLTVENEAGSFIQAKPLNRSVMAIGYYLNYGEGSPVTPQCLTLEINPEIWMSQLAFSRTFVLEEEVAAMRELGYGQKLSAADLLVLGPEGPIDNELRTLDECVRHKMLDCLGDFALLGCDLHGYFSAHQSGHALNRELIRQIKLTHQSTDSTTAWKVA